In the Hordeum vulgare subsp. vulgare chromosome 7H, MorexV3_pseudomolecules_assembly, whole genome shotgun sequence genome, one interval contains:
- the LOC123409201 gene encoding proteasome activator subunit 4 isoform X1, with the protein MHLYNAWLPPAVADAARGEAAAFAGAVRSARDAWRPDDPDSAYATLKWISVFDLFIKAKSDVAPEDIHALVELGFGIFHASQNKFVVQIKWGGLLIRLFKKHAERLSLDVQWRPLYETLIQTHFKKNMGPEGWKVRQQHFETITSLVRASRTFFPEGAAAEIWLKFRPLLENPWHNSAFEGVGFVRLFLPANLRNQDHFTTDWIAQCLHIWDSVTNCNFWDIQWAAIIARCIKNSRSIEWEKFLPLLFTRYLNMFEVPISSGNGSYPFPVEVPRNTRFLFSSKTRSPSKAIAKSVVYLLKPKSLALEQFEKLINFLEQFVFWSLYFFLLVTLALYFVLTYVFLAFRFYHPSNGGRWTYSLERFLRYLVFYFERRLQHEQFDTMDETNEQFCLGNEERAVFIKVVLKLLDRGQYSKDDSLAETVSIATSILSYVEPSLVLPFVATNFQLALETTTATHQLKNAVTSVAFSGRALLLSSLCSTQSGDSSTIDTLYDLIVTSLSNALLGMDANDPPKTVATMQLIGSIFSNLATVGVSDDVPAFLQTSSLSDWLDEFFCRLFSVLQNLESSSAIAEGYQTSIMPGTFLVEDSPHYFCMLEILLGKLSKTLFNQSLKKIAKFVNANILPGATSEVGLLCCACVHSYPEEASVYLVKPILMTIMSSFEGTPTTGYVAREVPNNMGTKATLSPALETALDYYLRVLAISISYAGPVLLNYREELKHVIMSAFQAPSWKVNGAGDHLLRSVLGSLVSFYPLDQYKPFSCHPIANIIEPWGCSKAHQDREVEMLNFPPKWHDPNQDELSFANELLEFHFQSAVEDLLTICQTEVQSETGDEKEHLKVTLLRIHSALQGVMSCLPELRPSYKDGRSKVAVPSFFIAGSSGSTIGSSEMREKAAELVHIACRYLLKERTDDSILLALVVRVIDALVNYGSLEYDEWSSHVQAWKLESAAIIEPQCNFIVPFHAQGKKRPRWALVDKAHLHNTWRCSQSSYHRYRTDANVTPSSLMVNLVKDLLDLSLHNYETVRSYAARSLTKMLKRWPSLISDCVLTLTENLRDSKALEHVVLGSCSILASQTVLRHLTTDSASLSSFIMGILGSSHHESIKCQKAITELFVKYNIRFSGISRTFFKNSQSLVDRPGFLGLFSQINALGFETNSLHWRYNLMANRVLLLLILASRSEPDIYSQILAETAGHFLRNLKSQLPHSRMLAISALNTLLEGSPHKASVEDSQQALDHPEESNILSTGKLLNDIIQEEGFMNDTLNSLSHVHIISDSDGSSKASYGASSFQSGSDKAITYFYFDFSASWPCTPSWISLVGSGTFYSSFAKIFKRLIQQCGMPVMSSLQSALEEFLSSKERSRQCVAAEAMAGMLHSDVTGDLESGSDWLMLQLQKIVLAPSVESVPEWASCIRYAVTGKERSGTRAPVLRQKVLDCLCTAVPQSVATSVLAKRYSFLSVALIEISPHKMSPAEEQYHVTILNELLDNMSHSSAQVREAIGVAMCVACSNVRLAGARSPGVLTEPTGNEYWSKRLTDGVTELSASIQNHNQSKQLELASDSSTANGLDNKEEADAKRMETIFHFMIASLKSGRSSVLLDVIIVLFYPVLSLQETSNKDLSLLAKSAFELLKWQTLRRPFLETAIMAILSSVNDPNWRTRSALLSYLRTFTYRHTFILSGSEKSQIWQTIEKLLVDNQVEVREHAAGVLASLMKGIDKDLSKDFRDRSYAQAQRILDTRRRTPKSGHSVATIHGAVLALTASVLSVPYDMPSWLPGHVTLLAHFIREPSPVKSTVTKAVAEFKRTHADTWSIQKDAFTEDELEVLRDTSSSSSYFA; encoded by the exons ATGCATCTCTACAACGCGTGGCTGCCCCCGGCGGTGGCGGATGCCgcgcggggggaggcggcggccttCGCCGGCGCGGTGCGGTCGGCCAGGGACGCGTGGCGCCCCGACGACCCAGACTCGGCCTACGCCACGCTCAAGTGGATCTCCGTGTTCGACCT tTTTATTAAAGCAAAGAGTGACGTTGCTCCTGAGGACATACATGCTCTTGTAGAGCTTGGGTTTGGAATATTTCATGCATCACAGAATAAGTTTGTTGTCCAG ATAAAATGGGGAGGTTTGCTCATCAGGCTTTTCAAAAAGCATGCGGAGAGACTTTCACTTGATGTGCAATGGAGGCCACTTTACGAGACATTGATACAGACCCATTTCAAGAA AAACATGGGCCCTGAGGGCTGGAAAGTAAGACAGCAACACTTCGAGACCATCACCAGCTTAGTACGTGCCTCTAGGACTTTCTTTCCTGAAGGTGCAGCTGCTGAGATTTGGTTGAAATTCAG GCCCTTGCTGGAAAATCCATGGCATAACTCAGCATTTGAAGGTGTTGGATTTGTTAGGCTGTTTCTTCCTGCAAACTTGAGGAACCAGGATCACTTTACGAC TGATTGGATTGCACAATGTCTACACATTTGGGACTCTGTCACAAATTGCAATTTCTGGGATATCCAATGGGCTGCCATCATAGCACGTTGCATAAAAAATTCCAGATCTATTGAATGGGAGAAGTTTCTGCCGCTATTGTTTACAAGATACTTGAACATGTTTGAG gtTCCTATATCAAGTGGGAATGGGTCATACCCTTTTCCAGTGGAGGTGCCTAGGAACACACGATTTTTGTTCTCCAGTAAGACCAGATCACCTTCCAAGGCAATTGCAAAGTCTGTT GTGTACCTTTTGAAGCCTAAAAGTCTGGCACTGGAACAATTTGAGAAGCTCATAAATTTTCTAGAACAGTTTGTCTTCTGGTCCTTGTACTTCTTTTTGCTTGTCACACTGGCTCTTTATTTTGTTTTAACTTatgtctttctggcatttagattctATCATCCATCAAATGGGGGTCGCTGGACTTATTCATTGGAGCGTTTTCTGCGGTATCTCGTTTTTTACTTTGAAAGACGTCTTCAACATGAACAATT TGACACAATGGATGAGACAAATGAGCAGTTCTGTTTGGGAAACGAAGAGAGAGCTGTTTTTATCAAAGTAGTGCTGAAATTACTGGATCGTGGTCAGTACAGCAAGGATGATTCTCTTGCTGAAACAGTATCCATTGCAACTTCAATCCTGTCTTATGTCGAGCCATCCTTGGTGCTTCCGTTTGTCGCAACGAACTTCCAACTAGCCTTGGAGACA ACTACTGCCACCCACCAGTTAAAGAATGCTGTCACATCTGTCGCATTTTCTGGACGGGCGCTTCTTCTAAGTTCTTTATGCTCAACTCAATCTGGTGATAGTAGCACGATTGATACACTCTATGATCTTATTGTCACTTCCCTTTCAAATGCATTGCTTGGTATGGATGCCAACGATCCACCTAAAACTGTAGCTACGATGCAATTAATTGGCTCAATATTTTCAAAT CTGGCTACAGTTGGTGTTAGTGATGATGTGCCTGCTTTCCTCCAAACTTCCTCTCTATCGGATTGGCTAGATGAATTCTTTTGTCGGCTGTTTTCTGTGCTTCAGAATTTGGAATCAAGTAGTGCCAT CGCGGAAGGTTACCAGACCTCAATCATGCCAGGAACTTTTCTTGTTGAGGACAGCCCTCACTATTTTTGcatgctagaaatacttctgggcAAGTTATCAAAAACCTTATTTAATCAG TCCCTTAAGAAAATTGCCAAGTTCGTCAATGCAAATATCCTTCCTGGTGCCACTTCAGAAGTTGGACTTCTTTGTTGTGCCTGTGTTCATTCATATCCTGAGGAGGCTTCAGTCTACCTTGTAAAGCCTATCTTAATGACTATCATGTCCTCCTTCGAAGGTACCCCCACAACAGGTTATGTTGCAAGAGAAGTTCCTAACAACATGGGTACTAAG GCTACACTTTCTCCTGCTCTAGAAACAGCATTGGACTACTATCTGAGGGTTTTGGCTATATCCATCAGTTATGCGGGTCCTGTCTTACTGAACTATAGAGAAGAATTAAAGCACGTAATAATGTCTGCATTCCAGGCCCCTTCATGGAAG GTCAATGGAGCTGGTGATCATCTCCTTCGCTCTGTGCTAGGAAGCTTGGTTTCATTTTATCCACTAGATCAGTATAA GCCATTTTCTTGTCATCCCATTGCAAATATTATTGAGCCATGGGGTTGTTCAAAAGCTCATCAGGACAGGGAGGTTGAAATGCTTAATTTTCCTCCGAAGTGGCATGATCCGAATCAAGATGAACTATCTTTTGCAAACGAATTGTTAGAATTTCATTTTCAGTCGGCTGTGGAAGATCTTTTGACTATTTGCCAGACGGAAGTTCAGTCTGAGACAG GAGATGAGAAGGAGCACCTAAAAGTAACTCTATTGCGCATTCATTCTGCATTGCAGGGTGTAATGTCATGCTTACCTGAACTGCGTCCATCATATAAAGATGGGAGGTCCAAGGTAGCAGTGCCCAGTTTCTTTATTGCAGGATCTTCTGGTAGCACCATTGGCAGCTCAGAGATGCGTGAAAAGGCTGCAGAACTTGTGCACATAGCTTGCAG GTACTTACTAAAGGAAAGAACTGATGATAGTATTCTCCTAGCACTTGTAGTACGTGTGATTGATGCTTTGGTAAACTATG GTAGCTTGGAATATGATGAATGGTCAAGTCACGTTCAAGCTTGGAAGTTAGAGTCTGCTGCCATCATTGAGCCTCAATGCAACTTTATTGTTCCATTCCATGCTCAGGGCAAAAAGAG GCCTAGATGGGCGCTTGTCGATAAAGCGCACTTGCATAATACGTGGAGATGTTCACAATCATCATACCACAGATACCGTACAGATGCCAATGTAACTCCATCTAGCCTCATGGTTAATTTGGTGAAGGATCTCCTAGATCTCTCACTACACAACTATGAAACTGTTCGCTC GTATGCTGCAAGATCGCTAACAAAAATGTTGAAGCGCTGGCCTTCTCTAATTTCTGATTGTGTTCTTACCCTGACCGAGAATTTGCGTGATTCAAAAGCCCTGGAACATGTGGTGCTTGGTTCTTGCAGCATTCTCGCATCACAAACTGTTTTGAGACACTTGACAACT GATTCTGCTTCCCTCTCTTCATTTATCATGGGAATTTTGGGAAG CTCTCATCATGAATCGATAAAGTGTCAGAAAGCTATTACCGAG CTCTTTGTGAAATACAACATACGTTTCTCTGGAATATCAAGGACTTTTTTCAAGAATTCTCAAAGTCTGGTTGACAGGCCAGGATTTCTtggattattttctcaaattaatgcTTTGGGCTTTGAGACTAACAGTCTACATTGGAG GTACAATCTGATGGCTAATAGGGTACTTCTGTTGCTAATTTTGGCATCTAGAAGTGAGCCTGACATTTATTCACAAATCCTGGCAGAGACTGCTG GTCATTTCTTAAGAAATTTGAAGAGTCAACTCCCCCACTCAAGGATGCTTGCAATATCTGCTCTGAACACACTATTAGAAGGATCACCTCACAAGGCATCTGTGGAAGATTCACAACAAGCATTAGATCACCCTGAAGAAAGCAATATTTTGTCCACAGGAAAGCTTCTGAATGACATAATCCAGGAGGAAGGATTCATGAATGACACACTAAACAGTCTCTCACATGTACATATTATTTCTGATAGTGATGGTTCATCAAAAGCAAGTTATGGTGCTTCATCATTTCAAAGCGGATCTGATAAAGCAATCACATATTTCTATTTTGATTTCTCTGCCTCGTGGCCATGTACCCCTAGTTGGATTTCTTTAGTGGGCAGTGGCACGTTCTATTCCAGCTTTGCTAAGATATTCAAAAGGCTTATACAACAATGCGGAATGCCAGTAATGTCCTCACTTCAGTCTGCACTAGAAGAATTTCTGAGTTCAAAAGAAAGATCAAGGCAATGTGTGGCGGCTGAAGCTATGGCAGGCATGCTTCACTCTGATGTCACTGGGGATTTGGAGTCTGGGAGTGACTGGTTGATGCTTCAGTTGCAGAAGATTGTGTTAGCTCCATCTGTGGAATCAGTTCCTGAATGGGCATCTTGCATTAGATATGCTGTTACTGGCAAAGAAAGATCTGGAACTCGTGCTCCTGTTCTCAGGCAAAAAGTATTAGATTGCTTATGTACAGCAGTTCCTCAGTCTGTAGCAACTAGCGTACTTGCCAAGAGATATTCATTTCTGTCTGTTGCTCTAATTGAAATTTCTCCACATAAAATGTCCCCTGCAGAGGAGCAGTACCACGTTACAATTCTCAACGAACTGCTTGACAATATGAGTCACTCATCTGCGCAG GTAAGAGAGGCGATTGGTGTTGCTATGTGTGTCGCATGCTCGAATGTGAGATTAGCTGGTGCACGTTCACCGGGAGTCCTGACAGAACCAACAGGAAATGAATATTGGTCTAAGCGTTTGACAGATGGAGTTACTGAATTGTCTGCAAGTATACAGAACCATAATCAATCTAAGCAACTGGAGTTGGCATCCGATTCATCCACTGCAAATGGCTTGGAcaataaagaggaggctgatgctaAAAGAATGGAAACG ATTTTCCATTTTATGATTGCATCTCTGAAGTCTGGGAGATCTTCCGTTCTACTAGATGTTATTATTGTGCTCTTCTACCCTGTTCTATCATTACAG GAAACATCAAATAAAGATTTGTCATTGCTCGCAAAGTCAGCTTTTGAATTGCTGAAATGGCAGACTTTGCGGCGCCCTTTTCTTGAAACAGCTATTATGGCTATCCTTTCTTCAGTCAATGATCCCAACTGGCGAACCAGATCAGCGTTGTTATCGTATCTCAGGACCTTTACATACAG GCACACATTCATTCTTTCTGGCTCAGAGAAATCACAAATTTGGCAAACAATCGAGAAGTTACTTGTGGATAACCAAGTTGAG GTCAGGGAGCATGCTGCTGGTGTTCTTGCAAGCttaatgaagggtatagataaagATTTATCGAAGGACTTCCGTGATAGATCATATGCACAAGCCCAACGTATCCTTGATACGAGAAGAAG AACTCCAAAGTCGGGCCATTCTGTTGCTACCATCCATGGTGCAGTACTTGCTCTGACGGCTTCGGTGCTTTCTGTCCCATACGACATGCCAAG CTGGCTTCCTGGTCATGTAACACTACTGGCCCACTTCATCCGCGAACCGTCTCCTGTAAAATCTACTGTGACAAAGGCTGTTGCCGAGTTCAAGAGGACACATGCCGACACTTGGAGCATCCAGAAGGATGCCTTCACAGAAGACGAATTGGAG GTCCTCCGTGATacatcgtcctcgtcatcatacTTTGCTTAG
- the LOC123409201 gene encoding proteasome activator subunit 4 isoform X2, whose translation MHLYNAWLPPAVADAARGEAAAFAGAVRSARDAWRPDDPDSAYATLKWISVFDLFIKAKSDVAPEDIHALVELGFGIFHASQNKFVVQIKWGGLLIRLFKKHAERLSLDVQWRPLYETLIQTHFKKNMGPEGWKVRQQHFETITSLVRASRTFFPEGAAAEIWLKFRPLLENPWHNSAFEGVGFVRLFLPANLRNQDHFTTDWIAQCLHIWDSVTNCNFWDIQWAAIIARCIKNSRSIEWEKFLPLLFTRYLNMFEVPISSGNGSYPFPVEVPRNTRFLFSSKTRSPSKAIAKSVVYLLKPKSLALEQFEKLINFLEQFYHPSNGGRWTYSLERFLRYLVFYFERRLQHEQFDTMDETNEQFCLGNEERAVFIKVVLKLLDRGQYSKDDSLAETVSIATSILSYVEPSLVLPFVATNFQLALETTTATHQLKNAVTSVAFSGRALLLSSLCSTQSGDSSTIDTLYDLIVTSLSNALLGMDANDPPKTVATMQLIGSIFSNLATVGVSDDVPAFLQTSSLSDWLDEFFCRLFSVLQNLESSSAIAEGYQTSIMPGTFLVEDSPHYFCMLEILLGKLSKTLFNQSLKKIAKFVNANILPGATSEVGLLCCACVHSYPEEASVYLVKPILMTIMSSFEGTPTTGYVAREVPNNMGTKATLSPALETALDYYLRVLAISISYAGPVLLNYREELKHVIMSAFQAPSWKVNGAGDHLLRSVLGSLVSFYPLDQYKPFSCHPIANIIEPWGCSKAHQDREVEMLNFPPKWHDPNQDELSFANELLEFHFQSAVEDLLTICQTEVQSETGDEKEHLKVTLLRIHSALQGVMSCLPELRPSYKDGRSKVAVPSFFIAGSSGSTIGSSEMREKAAELVHIACRYLLKERTDDSILLALVVRVIDALVNYGSLEYDEWSSHVQAWKLESAAIIEPQCNFIVPFHAQGKKRPRWALVDKAHLHNTWRCSQSSYHRYRTDANVTPSSLMVNLVKDLLDLSLHNYETVRSYAARSLTKMLKRWPSLISDCVLTLTENLRDSKALEHVVLGSCSILASQTVLRHLTTDSASLSSFIMGILGSSHHESIKCQKAITELFVKYNIRFSGISRTFFKNSQSLVDRPGFLGLFSQINALGFETNSLHWRYNLMANRVLLLLILASRSEPDIYSQILAETAGHFLRNLKSQLPHSRMLAISALNTLLEGSPHKASVEDSQQALDHPEESNILSTGKLLNDIIQEEGFMNDTLNSLSHVHIISDSDGSSKASYGASSFQSGSDKAITYFYFDFSASWPCTPSWISLVGSGTFYSSFAKIFKRLIQQCGMPVMSSLQSALEEFLSSKERSRQCVAAEAMAGMLHSDVTGDLESGSDWLMLQLQKIVLAPSVESVPEWASCIRYAVTGKERSGTRAPVLRQKVLDCLCTAVPQSVATSVLAKRYSFLSVALIEISPHKMSPAEEQYHVTILNELLDNMSHSSAQVREAIGVAMCVACSNVRLAGARSPGVLTEPTGNEYWSKRLTDGVTELSASIQNHNQSKQLELASDSSTANGLDNKEEADAKRMETIFHFMIASLKSGRSSVLLDVIIVLFYPVLSLQETSNKDLSLLAKSAFELLKWQTLRRPFLETAIMAILSSVNDPNWRTRSALLSYLRTFTYRHTFILSGSEKSQIWQTIEKLLVDNQVEVREHAAGVLASLMKGIDKDLSKDFRDRSYAQAQRILDTRRRTPKSGHSVATIHGAVLALTASVLSVPYDMPSWLPGHVTLLAHFIREPSPVKSTVTKAVAEFKRTHADTWSIQKDAFTEDELEVLRDTSSSSSYFA comes from the exons ATGCATCTCTACAACGCGTGGCTGCCCCCGGCGGTGGCGGATGCCgcgcggggggaggcggcggccttCGCCGGCGCGGTGCGGTCGGCCAGGGACGCGTGGCGCCCCGACGACCCAGACTCGGCCTACGCCACGCTCAAGTGGATCTCCGTGTTCGACCT tTTTATTAAAGCAAAGAGTGACGTTGCTCCTGAGGACATACATGCTCTTGTAGAGCTTGGGTTTGGAATATTTCATGCATCACAGAATAAGTTTGTTGTCCAG ATAAAATGGGGAGGTTTGCTCATCAGGCTTTTCAAAAAGCATGCGGAGAGACTTTCACTTGATGTGCAATGGAGGCCACTTTACGAGACATTGATACAGACCCATTTCAAGAA AAACATGGGCCCTGAGGGCTGGAAAGTAAGACAGCAACACTTCGAGACCATCACCAGCTTAGTACGTGCCTCTAGGACTTTCTTTCCTGAAGGTGCAGCTGCTGAGATTTGGTTGAAATTCAG GCCCTTGCTGGAAAATCCATGGCATAACTCAGCATTTGAAGGTGTTGGATTTGTTAGGCTGTTTCTTCCTGCAAACTTGAGGAACCAGGATCACTTTACGAC TGATTGGATTGCACAATGTCTACACATTTGGGACTCTGTCACAAATTGCAATTTCTGGGATATCCAATGGGCTGCCATCATAGCACGTTGCATAAAAAATTCCAGATCTATTGAATGGGAGAAGTTTCTGCCGCTATTGTTTACAAGATACTTGAACATGTTTGAG gtTCCTATATCAAGTGGGAATGGGTCATACCCTTTTCCAGTGGAGGTGCCTAGGAACACACGATTTTTGTTCTCCAGTAAGACCAGATCACCTTCCAAGGCAATTGCAAAGTCTGTT GTGTACCTTTTGAAGCCTAAAAGTCTGGCACTGGAACAATTTGAGAAGCTCATAAATTTTCTAGAACA attctATCATCCATCAAATGGGGGTCGCTGGACTTATTCATTGGAGCGTTTTCTGCGGTATCTCGTTTTTTACTTTGAAAGACGTCTTCAACATGAACAATT TGACACAATGGATGAGACAAATGAGCAGTTCTGTTTGGGAAACGAAGAGAGAGCTGTTTTTATCAAAGTAGTGCTGAAATTACTGGATCGTGGTCAGTACAGCAAGGATGATTCTCTTGCTGAAACAGTATCCATTGCAACTTCAATCCTGTCTTATGTCGAGCCATCCTTGGTGCTTCCGTTTGTCGCAACGAACTTCCAACTAGCCTTGGAGACA ACTACTGCCACCCACCAGTTAAAGAATGCTGTCACATCTGTCGCATTTTCTGGACGGGCGCTTCTTCTAAGTTCTTTATGCTCAACTCAATCTGGTGATAGTAGCACGATTGATACACTCTATGATCTTATTGTCACTTCCCTTTCAAATGCATTGCTTGGTATGGATGCCAACGATCCACCTAAAACTGTAGCTACGATGCAATTAATTGGCTCAATATTTTCAAAT CTGGCTACAGTTGGTGTTAGTGATGATGTGCCTGCTTTCCTCCAAACTTCCTCTCTATCGGATTGGCTAGATGAATTCTTTTGTCGGCTGTTTTCTGTGCTTCAGAATTTGGAATCAAGTAGTGCCAT CGCGGAAGGTTACCAGACCTCAATCATGCCAGGAACTTTTCTTGTTGAGGACAGCCCTCACTATTTTTGcatgctagaaatacttctgggcAAGTTATCAAAAACCTTATTTAATCAG TCCCTTAAGAAAATTGCCAAGTTCGTCAATGCAAATATCCTTCCTGGTGCCACTTCAGAAGTTGGACTTCTTTGTTGTGCCTGTGTTCATTCATATCCTGAGGAGGCTTCAGTCTACCTTGTAAAGCCTATCTTAATGACTATCATGTCCTCCTTCGAAGGTACCCCCACAACAGGTTATGTTGCAAGAGAAGTTCCTAACAACATGGGTACTAAG GCTACACTTTCTCCTGCTCTAGAAACAGCATTGGACTACTATCTGAGGGTTTTGGCTATATCCATCAGTTATGCGGGTCCTGTCTTACTGAACTATAGAGAAGAATTAAAGCACGTAATAATGTCTGCATTCCAGGCCCCTTCATGGAAG GTCAATGGAGCTGGTGATCATCTCCTTCGCTCTGTGCTAGGAAGCTTGGTTTCATTTTATCCACTAGATCAGTATAA GCCATTTTCTTGTCATCCCATTGCAAATATTATTGAGCCATGGGGTTGTTCAAAAGCTCATCAGGACAGGGAGGTTGAAATGCTTAATTTTCCTCCGAAGTGGCATGATCCGAATCAAGATGAACTATCTTTTGCAAACGAATTGTTAGAATTTCATTTTCAGTCGGCTGTGGAAGATCTTTTGACTATTTGCCAGACGGAAGTTCAGTCTGAGACAG GAGATGAGAAGGAGCACCTAAAAGTAACTCTATTGCGCATTCATTCTGCATTGCAGGGTGTAATGTCATGCTTACCTGAACTGCGTCCATCATATAAAGATGGGAGGTCCAAGGTAGCAGTGCCCAGTTTCTTTATTGCAGGATCTTCTGGTAGCACCATTGGCAGCTCAGAGATGCGTGAAAAGGCTGCAGAACTTGTGCACATAGCTTGCAG GTACTTACTAAAGGAAAGAACTGATGATAGTATTCTCCTAGCACTTGTAGTACGTGTGATTGATGCTTTGGTAAACTATG GTAGCTTGGAATATGATGAATGGTCAAGTCACGTTCAAGCTTGGAAGTTAGAGTCTGCTGCCATCATTGAGCCTCAATGCAACTTTATTGTTCCATTCCATGCTCAGGGCAAAAAGAG GCCTAGATGGGCGCTTGTCGATAAAGCGCACTTGCATAATACGTGGAGATGTTCACAATCATCATACCACAGATACCGTACAGATGCCAATGTAACTCCATCTAGCCTCATGGTTAATTTGGTGAAGGATCTCCTAGATCTCTCACTACACAACTATGAAACTGTTCGCTC GTATGCTGCAAGATCGCTAACAAAAATGTTGAAGCGCTGGCCTTCTCTAATTTCTGATTGTGTTCTTACCCTGACCGAGAATTTGCGTGATTCAAAAGCCCTGGAACATGTGGTGCTTGGTTCTTGCAGCATTCTCGCATCACAAACTGTTTTGAGACACTTGACAACT GATTCTGCTTCCCTCTCTTCATTTATCATGGGAATTTTGGGAAG CTCTCATCATGAATCGATAAAGTGTCAGAAAGCTATTACCGAG CTCTTTGTGAAATACAACATACGTTTCTCTGGAATATCAAGGACTTTTTTCAAGAATTCTCAAAGTCTGGTTGACAGGCCAGGATTTCTtggattattttctcaaattaatgcTTTGGGCTTTGAGACTAACAGTCTACATTGGAG GTACAATCTGATGGCTAATAGGGTACTTCTGTTGCTAATTTTGGCATCTAGAAGTGAGCCTGACATTTATTCACAAATCCTGGCAGAGACTGCTG GTCATTTCTTAAGAAATTTGAAGAGTCAACTCCCCCACTCAAGGATGCTTGCAATATCTGCTCTGAACACACTATTAGAAGGATCACCTCACAAGGCATCTGTGGAAGATTCACAACAAGCATTAGATCACCCTGAAGAAAGCAATATTTTGTCCACAGGAAAGCTTCTGAATGACATAATCCAGGAGGAAGGATTCATGAATGACACACTAAACAGTCTCTCACATGTACATATTATTTCTGATAGTGATGGTTCATCAAAAGCAAGTTATGGTGCTTCATCATTTCAAAGCGGATCTGATAAAGCAATCACATATTTCTATTTTGATTTCTCTGCCTCGTGGCCATGTACCCCTAGTTGGATTTCTTTAGTGGGCAGTGGCACGTTCTATTCCAGCTTTGCTAAGATATTCAAAAGGCTTATACAACAATGCGGAATGCCAGTAATGTCCTCACTTCAGTCTGCACTAGAAGAATTTCTGAGTTCAAAAGAAAGATCAAGGCAATGTGTGGCGGCTGAAGCTATGGCAGGCATGCTTCACTCTGATGTCACTGGGGATTTGGAGTCTGGGAGTGACTGGTTGATGCTTCAGTTGCAGAAGATTGTGTTAGCTCCATCTGTGGAATCAGTTCCTGAATGGGCATCTTGCATTAGATATGCTGTTACTGGCAAAGAAAGATCTGGAACTCGTGCTCCTGTTCTCAGGCAAAAAGTATTAGATTGCTTATGTACAGCAGTTCCTCAGTCTGTAGCAACTAGCGTACTTGCCAAGAGATATTCATTTCTGTCTGTTGCTCTAATTGAAATTTCTCCACATAAAATGTCCCCTGCAGAGGAGCAGTACCACGTTACAATTCTCAACGAACTGCTTGACAATATGAGTCACTCATCTGCGCAG GTAAGAGAGGCGATTGGTGTTGCTATGTGTGTCGCATGCTCGAATGTGAGATTAGCTGGTGCACGTTCACCGGGAGTCCTGACAGAACCAACAGGAAATGAATATTGGTCTAAGCGTTTGACAGATGGAGTTACTGAATTGTCTGCAAGTATACAGAACCATAATCAATCTAAGCAACTGGAGTTGGCATCCGATTCATCCACTGCAAATGGCTTGGAcaataaagaggaggctgatgctaAAAGAATGGAAACG ATTTTCCATTTTATGATTGCATCTCTGAAGTCTGGGAGATCTTCCGTTCTACTAGATGTTATTATTGTGCTCTTCTACCCTGTTCTATCATTACAG GAAACATCAAATAAAGATTTGTCATTGCTCGCAAAGTCAGCTTTTGAATTGCTGAAATGGCAGACTTTGCGGCGCCCTTTTCTTGAAACAGCTATTATGGCTATCCTTTCTTCAGTCAATGATCCCAACTGGCGAACCAGATCAGCGTTGTTATCGTATCTCAGGACCTTTACATACAG GCACACATTCATTCTTTCTGGCTCAGAGAAATCACAAATTTGGCAAACAATCGAGAAGTTACTTGTGGATAACCAAGTTGAG GTCAGGGAGCATGCTGCTGGTGTTCTTGCAAGCttaatgaagggtatagataaagATTTATCGAAGGACTTCCGTGATAGATCATATGCACAAGCCCAACGTATCCTTGATACGAGAAGAAG AACTCCAAAGTCGGGCCATTCTGTTGCTACCATCCATGGTGCAGTACTTGCTCTGACGGCTTCGGTGCTTTCTGTCCCATACGACATGCCAAG CTGGCTTCCTGGTCATGTAACACTACTGGCCCACTTCATCCGCGAACCGTCTCCTGTAAAATCTACTGTGACAAAGGCTGTTGCCGAGTTCAAGAGGACACATGCCGACACTTGGAGCATCCAGAAGGATGCCTTCACAGAAGACGAATTGGAG GTCCTCCGTGATacatcgtcctcgtcatcatacTTTGCTTAG